The stretch of DNA ATCGACTACGAGACACCTTTGGTGACTTTGGCAATCTCAAGATTATATGCCGGCTTAGTCTCTTGGAGATGCTCTTGCAACACACGGGTAGTTATCTAGTAAAAccgaaaaagaaaaacaaagaataAAATGAAGAAAGGAAGAAATGCAAAAAAATCCAGTAAAAATTGAGGAAGAAACAAAAcaaatagaaaaataaaaaccaaaaaagaaacacaaagaaaaacaaagaaaggAAGAAAAGCCAAAAAACCCAATAAAATCAACAAAGAAATAAAAAAtagagaaaagaaagaaagaaagaaagaggtAAAAACCTTGAAGgaaatgaagaaaaatgatgaAAAACATAAAGCCTGTGAAAAAAAGGAAAACCAAAGGAATGAAtagaagaaaacaaaaaacagaaagaaaaaacGTACCAAAGCAACTTCGAATGAGCTAGCGAGCTACCTGACTATTGCGCTGGCTCTATATGTGCATGCCTTCAGGCCAGGCCAAAGCTACGCTCAATAAAAGTGAGATATAGCTTTTGCAAGAGTTTATGTCTTGCTTCTAACATGAGAAGAATGCGTCGCCTAAAGGCAGCATGTAATGAGCTGGCCGAGTCAACGTAGCTTAAATTTTTCTTAGGTTTGATCGACTATCTATAGTAATTTCCATTGTTAGTTATTTTcagttttttttcatttttttctatTTTACTTTTAATTTAAGTTTTTAGGAAAATGCAAATACATATAATAAAAAAACTTAATGTACttatttttttaaatgttcaCCGCAAATTTTAAAATGTTACCACGGTGAATTTTTTTGGTTAGTGTAACTTAAAAAAATTCGGTAGcttaaaaaaatcatgaaatttaAGATATGCTGAAAAAGATATATGTGACATTTTATCCCCTTCATTTTTTTACTGATCTTCCTTTCGTATAAATTGTGTGTGATCCTTAATTATGGGAAACAATCGAAACACTTTCCATGTTTCTCTCCCTCGCCATTTAATCCACCTTACAGCCCTCCTAAAATATAGCAGTGACCATGCATGCAACCATGGCAAAGCTTTCTTCTATATAAGCCATATGTGATCCTTAATTACGAGAAACCATCAAGGCATTTTCCTTGTTTCTCCCCCTCGTCATTAATCCAGCTTACGTTCCTTCCTAAAATCGAGTAGCGGTATAAACCTTAAAGAAATAAATTTGTTTTCGTGGAAACAACGATTTTTACTAATAGGAAATATTTTATTGAAAAAAGATTGTCTTGGATTCAATAAGATATATTTTTCTAATCTTTATATAGGTTCTAAAGGTACATATTTGACACAACGGATAGTAAACCATTAGAATATTTACGAAACGTTGCAAAGCATGGACAATTATCTATTAaaaaccaaaaaaagaaaaacaaagaaaaaataaAGGAAGAAAAGCAAAAAAATCAATAAAAATCAAGGAAGAAGCAAAAATAGAGAAATAAAAACACAAAAAGAAACTCAGATAAAAGAAGGAAAaacaaaaaaggaagaaaagCAAAACAAATCCAGTAAAAATCGGGAAAGAATGAAAAATGAAAAAAGCTTGAAGGAAACGAAGAAAAATGGTTAAAAATAGAAAACCTGTGAATAAAAAAAACCAAAAGAAGGAATAAAAGAATACGAAAAAGACAAAAAAAAAAGTACCAAACCAACTTCGAACAAGCTAGCAAGTGACCTGACGCTGGCTCTATATGTGAACGCCTTCATGCGAGACCCAAGCTTAACTAGAAGTGGACGCGCGCGTTGCTGTGCCGTTTTAATTGTAAATATATACACAATGCCGACTATTATATGTGATGAACGTAACTTCTAAAAACAAAATTTTCTATCTCAACCTTTCAACAATAACTCACTTTAAGATAGAAAAAACATGCTATATCAACAATCTTTATTGCCAGTAACATCTCTAGGTAGTGGACGTATATTTGAAGATGGAGATGGAAACAGCGGATTTTATCATCAAGGAAGAAGACATATTATAAAGCACAGTGAAATTCGTGCCAAAATTATATCTACCTGGCAAAAAGATAACAAAGTTTCTAGAGTCAAGGCATATCAAGAATCTGCTTGCCACGAGGCTGCAAAACCCACCATGGTGAGTTGTATAACAAATGCGTACAAATAATCTAACTAAAAATATACAAACATTGCCTATTACTCAGCTAATGCATCAAAATACTATCCCTGGTCTCTTTTTCAAATCCTCTATAGCAGAAACTGCATACGCTCATAACAACTCAGTTCAGCCTCATAACCATATTTTTTTACTCAAAACATACTTTGAACTAACTCTCACGCATGTACTTCAATCTTCATGCGAGCTGTTCACTTTCACCTGGAACATGACGCAATCAAGTAGACTGTGCACATATATGTTCATTGCTCAAAGAAGCGGGGAAGTAACATTACATGGTGATCAACTTTTCTAGTTATAACATATGTTATCCCAAAAGAATGATATACTGAGGGTCATGCTTCATCTATTTTTATTTGGGTGTTTAGATTGTCCAAACTTTGATACCTTTTGCCTTCCTAGTATCTAATGAACCATCTAAATTGTTTGATGTAATTTGATGTAAACTAAAATATAATCTGAAAACAATTCTTACTACGGTAGAAATCTGCAGTATTACTTTGAAACATCACGGCAGGAAATGACTTGAGTGGACAAATGTGAGAAACCAACATGATAGCTGAAAGTGCAGCCTGAAAGTTACTAATTCCCTGACACATCTTCGAATAAACCCTTCTTGACAACAATCTGATGACAAGGATATTCAAGATCACAAGCATATGACTCAACAATATATTTAGCATATGATTACTTGAATAGGTAATGCTGCATTGGTTGAACTTTTATCATTCAGATTAGATATGGAGAACACATGCTCATGGCAGAACTGTAGCATGTCATACATTATATAGAAACAATTGGGAAAATCCAGCTATAGTCATAAACTATAGCAAAGATTCTGTATCACTTCCCAAAACATGAATATACAATGAACTATTATTAAAAACAAAGAATTTCAAAGCCATTTATAATTAAGTATATCTGAGTACATGGATACTTGAACGTCAAAAATTGAGTGACTCTAGAGACATAAGCCTCAGATACTGTAACAAAGAACCAATTGGTACCATATACATGCCATAATTTTTTAAAAAGGCATCATACTATAATATGTAAGCTCATCCTTTAAGAAACAATTAATAGAAAGGTAACCTCTTCCTTTACGCAATTCCTGACCTAACATAAATTGTTCGCTTTTcgggaaaaataagaagaaaaaaactTCAAGTGGACAAATATAAGATAAGGAGGCCATGAGAACCCATGCTGCCTCATTAGAGAGTGTAGTCCTTATGGATTGTTCCTTTCTTGACCTATATATCATTCTTGATTTCATTGATTTTAGTTCTAAACAACCAAGACTAATGCCAactaaaacaaaataaaaaactTTAAGTAGGCTGCAGCATAAAAGAGATAAGATAGTAATAGTAGATCATCACTTGTCTAGCCCACTCATTCTGCCATTACCTCAATTGGACCTGTAAACCCACAACAACCAAATTATAGATATGTGAATACTGAGATCTAAATATCGAGTTACTATCTGAGCAGAACAACTATCAAACTGAAATAAAAATTAGTATATATatcatcatactccctccgtccggaaatacttgtcctcgAAATGGTTGTAtgtagacttattttagttatagatacatccattttatccatttctaggacaagtatttccggacggagggagtaccaaaTAGCAAACTGAAATCATAGTGTATTACGACTATCATGGAATCACATAAATATCATGTGTACAGGGAAAGCTAAAAAATCATGGCAACAACAAACAAAGCCTAAGGTAAATTGGCATTCCAATTATAAGATAGATCACAGGAGAACTGGAACCTAAACCATTATTTTCATGACCAAGCTAGCATTGTCACAGTCCGAGGATCGAGAGAAACAAGGAAAATCTAGCTAAATTATACTCTGTGGTACGAACTCACCGCCTTCCCGACGGCGATGTTCAGAGTTAATGAAGCAGCCCGTACCCAAACCCTTGGCCCTTGGATTCATATGAAATTCCTAGATTGCAAACATGCCTATTGTTTTTAGGCAACACACACATACACCTCAATTTGTCTACCTTCTATATATCAACAAAAGCCCTTGAAGATGCAAGTGGCCACTAATTACCATGCATCTCAGCAGGGCCGACAATGCTACACTCCCTCTCATGCTCTTATAACGCTGGGATGATCATGACATGTTCAGTTTCACAATAGTTTGCAGACCATGCATGAGCACTTTTTGCAAAACCTGTAGCTCTTTAGCAAAACCTGCAACTCCTATATGTAGATCTATAACCATCTCTTTTCTGAATGGATGCAGGATCCTATATGCAGCTTCATCAACAATTTTAAGTTTCTGCAAATAAAATCAAATCAGAATATTAAGTGGGGAATAATCAACAGACATACACATGAATCAAATCTGCTGGAGCGATCTTCTCATTCAAAATCTCCTAGTATCATGTCTCTGCTTCGATAAATGGGTGTCTATGGTCTATCTTGCCATCGTAGTCATCAGGAACATCCATACCTAAGTTATATGTTTGCCTTCGTAAAGAAAATTAATATACCAAGGTCATTCTTTCACATATCCACTTCTAATCTAATACAAGTGGCAATAAATAGTGACACCATTTTAATTCTTCAAACTTACCAACTACATAAGTTCTGAGTACTAACAGAGTGCAACAAGAACTGCAACAAGGTAGCATGGTGTGCTGTATTTCTTTTTTGGCATTTATTATTTAGTATACAACAAAAAAAATACCAGTTGTTGTCAGTGTCCTCACCTCAATAGCTCCAGAATGACCTTGAATCATGTTGTCAAGGTGCAAAAGAAACTTGCTGCGAGCATGGACTTCTCTCTCCACATGCTTCaggctggtcgtaatggtagtatcatagTTAGTATCACGCAACGCGGTGGCAAGACACTAGCCCAAGGAGCCGCTCCCCTCGCCTACAAAATCGCGAACCCTAGGCGAGTACTCCCACACCAGTAGCAGAGAACTCCAATATTTTTGAGGAAGAACACCAGAGACCAGAGGAGCGGCGCCGCCTCGCTAAGCCATGCACCCAGAACAAACCTAATCCCCACCGGTCCCAAACAAACACCCGAAGCCCCCCAGCCCAGGAAGACGTGAACGTACAACAGGCTTTACTATCGATTGGGCCCAACCGCCTTGCCAACTTGTACCTCCCACTGACAAACGAGGCCCACCTGTCGCCCCAACCACAATGCAACCAGAGCGCTCCATTTTAAGGGAGCTTAGTAACTTTACTGATGAATATCCTATTCGACGCATTCTGTATCGAACAGTCTATGTTTCGCACAGAGCTCGCGATCGAGCGGTAACCTGTGCCGGCCCATTAACATGTTCTAGCATTTCCTGATTTGGAAACCTTCTAGAGTTTCCCAGCCTGTTTTTTAACCggtttttctatttctttttgACTTTTTCctccttttctcttttctttgtttttcttttaattcttctttttcttttcccttttctcttttctcttttctttttaatttttcAAGTTTCATTTCTTTTTTTAAGAGTTCATGTTTCGAAAATTATTCGGAAACTTAAAAAACTTTGCGCTTTTAAAAACCGTTCGATTTTTTAAAAACTGGCCGGCTTTCAAAGATTGACCATGTATTAAACAAATGTTCGCGTTTTAAATAAATTGTTCTggaatttgaaaaaatatttccgATTTTCAAAAATGGTTCGGATGTCTTTGttcatttaaaaaaatgttcaggaatttcaaaaaatagcgttttcaaaatttgttcacggTGTCAAGAAATGTTCGTGTTTCAAAAAACATTCAGAAATTTCAAAAAAGTGTTCACAatttcaaaagacattcatattttttaaaaaattgtccttttcaaatatttttcaaaattaaTAAAATAGAATGTTTTCATATTTTTTATCAAATTTTAAAAATTTGCGGGAATTTGATAAAATGTTCATGTTTTGAAAACAATGTTTTCCTTTTTCAAATTTGTTGCTGTTTCAAAAAGTGCTCGCATTTTTTCAAAAAAGATCTCATTTTTTAACATTGTTCCTGTTTTTTTAAGTGAGCTTTCCAAAAAAAAGTTTGCCTTTataaatttatttattttttctgaaAATAGTGTTTTCATAACTTAGTCTAAGGAATCAAAAATCCTGGCAGTGATTCAATATACGCAAAGAGAGTTTCACACAAATTAGGAATCGCGTGTGTGCGTCCATGATGACGAGTCCAACCCAAAGGTTGATCTCGGAAATTCTTATCCCCACAACTAAGATTCGAGCCACCATTTTCATCAAAGACACGACGTAGACGCGGGTTGACATAGCTGGATAATAGATCTTATGTTTTTACCGGAGTCCACCCTTCATTGAAGCCGTCTCTACCGTTCCCTTGCTTGAGAGAAGTACTAGCTGGTAGGCAGTTGTGTGACAATCTGACTTGAAACGTCGTAGTCGCGTGTCTACCGATCTACCATGAGTATAACGACATTGCACGACCAATCACACATCAACTCCATGGATGTGCACACACCCCACCCCCTCCCCTATCAAGGTGCGTGTGCGCATGTGGCACAAGTTGTTGCGACGTGTTGGGGCATGCTGCAAGCAAAGCAACTGAGTGTTATGTGGTGGCAGAGACAAGACACAAACGAAAAGAAAGGACGTTACGCTAGGATCCAAGCGTTAGACAGACCTATATAAAATGGATGTGCAGCCGGGGGAAGAGCCAAGACACCCAACCTGTAACGGATGTGCAACCAGGGGAAGAGCCAAGAAACACGACCTGTAACGCAGATCATTGGTCGGTCAGCAGTACCACTTCCACCTGCTGAAGAAACACCTTGGACTTGGCGTCGACGCAAACCCATCTGGCCAGGCTAGCGTGCTGGGCGGCGCTTCTTGAGAGGGTACGCGACAGCCAGCTCGCCGGTGGGTGATCGCAGGAAATCACGGAGGCGTACGAAGCACGGGCAGACCCCCGGCTTGCGCGGAGGCCGTACGCGAGCGTCAGCCCCGGACGCGGCGCCGTGTACCGCGCCATGCATGCACATACACGCTACTCCGTACTAGTAGATCCGTGCCACGGCGGTGATTACTTAACTGCGCTTGACTAGTCATAGGTGATACTACTGTCAGAGAGTAATTTCCCGAGTAATTAACAAGCGGTAGCGATGTGTTTCTTCATGGCTTGTCGTAGATAGATTCTTCTACCTCGATCCAGTGGAAAAAGAGTCGCTGTTTTCCACTCACTGGCATGACTAGATGTTCAGGGCCCGTCTAACCCTAGGTCCACTCACTATTCAGTGGAGTATCTTCTGTTTGACGCGTCTGAGTGAGTGGAGACCCGATCGAGCCTTGTTCAACTTTCAGAGAGGCAGGGCTCCTTGATTCCCGCTATGGCTTCCGCCTCCCACGCCCACTATTTGTTCCGGCGCGGAAACACGGGACGGCTAACTTAACCCGCTCTGCTCCGTCAATCAACCACACAACCAAACCAAGAAGACCCACGCTTTCTCCTCGCCCGCTTCTCCCACGACCACCCCTCTCCAGGCTCCGGCCATCCGTCGATGCAACCGGCGCAGCCTTCGTGTGGCAGCCGGAGAGAAGGGAGAGGAGCCCCTGCCCGGGCGGCGCCACTCCCACGCTGcaaccaccaccggctgctcgtGCTCGTCGTCATCGTCTACCTGGTAGGCGGCAGCGACGTTCTTCTTCTAGCCGCTGCGGCGCCGGCCCGCCGTCTGGGAGCAGCGGAATCCGTGGCGTACGACGTCGGCTCACGGCCGGTACCGGAAGTGGTTGCTGCGGCGAGCTCGCCGTCGTCGACGCCTGCCGCCGTGGGGTTCGCCGATGACAAGCGGCCGGTCCCGAGCTGCCCCGACGCCCTCCACAACAGGTAGGATCGATACGATAGTTCAAAATAGCTAGACAGAACCTAGAGACCACGGTACGGCAAGAGCCATGTTTTGACTTGCCGGCGCACAATAATGTCTCGATTTGTACAGATTCATCTTGTTCTTGTTCTTATAGGACTATATACTATGGTTCTGAGTAGTTACTGGATTCACGGTAATTATATATTTTGCCTTGAAGTAAAAAGTTTGAGATAGGCTCTCAACAATTATATATGGTTCCACTGATTCGGTTCTCGGTTGTGAACATGGGATTATCTGAGCACGTGTCTGTTTTTAGACAAGAGATTCTTGAATCTCGCCGGGCATGCATCTGTGAGCTGTCGATCCAATTACAAGTAATACTCCCTCCCTCCCATACTATAAGAGCATCTTCGAAACAATCTTGCTAAATCTCAGTCGATGCTATATCTGTGAGATTTTACATTAAGATccgtgattttttttctttttctctcgtGCATGCTATGTCACTTGACTGAGACCTAGCTACGCCCTTTTCAAAGTATCGAAAACGCTCTTAATTAtatggacggagggagtatttttttTATTGAGGGGGCTAGATATAACATAGTTTGATGAATTATTTTCTCAGTTGAAATATACAAGGTAATTTGATTGGTTGAGACTAAAGTAAGTGAAATACAAGTAGATTCATCTTTCTAATACGTATTACATGAGTAGATCACTTTTTAAAGTGTGGATAAATTACATATTAATATAGTAAGTGATAGTCAAAGTCTTCTCTTAAATAATCGAAAGAGGACTTATAAATCCTGCAAAGCAACAATCACATGCGTACGTCAATAGCAGGCACTTTAAAATTTCTCAAAAGACCCATATAATGCCAGCATAGAGAAAAGAAGGCATTTTCGAGATACGCTAGAGATGGTCACGAAGGGAAAGGTCTTTCAAGGCATTTTTCCAGAACACATCAAAAGATCAACACAAAGACATTTTTGAAACGCCGGTAAGTTCAATTTGAGGCATTTTTCCTGAACGCTTAAAAAGATCAACGCACTGGCATTTTTTAAAACGTCAACAAGCTCAATTTAAGGCATTTTTCAGAACGCCAACGACTATTTGTAGCATTTCTCATGCTGCCTCTAAAATAGTGCCTGGCATCTTTCATACTCCCTTCGAAACATTTTTGTGGCATTTCTTATGATTGCCTCTAAACCATTATATGACATCTTTTGTATTGCCTCCAAAATGTTTCCGAGGCACATAAGAATGCCACAAACTTTGCACATGCATATAAGCATATGATTAAAAACCACTATTACATAAAGGTCAATAATTTGCAGCTAGCTCTGTACAAACACACATACAACAGTAAAACAAGATTGAGCGGCTTGCATCGGCTAGAAGTATCATCGTGCACGCGAATAATGTAAAACATCACCATCAGAACATCTTCACAAATCCAGAAATGAGATCAAAGTATCAATCAGAAACACACAGGTACACTGCCTACTGTTGTGACAACAATATGAAGAAGTGTTCCAGCTTGATGCAATCAATCATAAACAGACACACACAGGGACAGAGCCAGAAATTTGATAtagggggcgggggggggggggggggggggggggggactaaTGAGCATCGATCCAGGCATAAAACATTTAGACCGTGACAAAGGCCTACACTAAAATCATGTTTTCATTGATGTAAATACTAGAAGAAGACTACCAAATTGTCCATCTTTGACAAGGCAGATCCGTTTTTTTAATTTAATATAGCAAAATTAGGTACACTGTAGTACCTATATTGATTCTAATCCAATTTTCATGTGCATCAACCAAGGATCATTAATGTTAGACAATTTGTTTTAGAGATTTGAAGTTGAAGTTGATGAGAGAGGTCATACCATCGAGCATAGAAGACATCA from Triticum urartu cultivar G1812 chromosome 3, Tu2.1, whole genome shotgun sequence encodes:
- the LOC125547709 gene encoding uncharacterized protein LOC125547709, whose translation is MQPAQPSCGSRREGRGAPARAAPLPRCNHHRLLVLVVIVYLVGGSDVLLLAAAAPARRLGAAESVAYDVGSRPVPEVVAAASSPSSTPAAVGFADDKRPVPSCPDALHNR